A stretch of the Vitis vinifera cultivar Pinot Noir 40024 chromosome 16, ASM3070453v1 genome encodes the following:
- the LOC100242355 gene encoding uncharacterized protein LOC100242355, which translates to MAPRFELKLKISSAKDLKNVNWCHGSLKPYAVVWVEPNAKCSTKVDHDGDTFPSWNETLHIPVPSSIDDSALYLDIVHVKSDDEDDTKPMVGSARLFLRDVVDDVGFGVEAFRTLELRRPSGRPQGKVDVEVSVRDLRHRAPEPYYTAPYGVPPPPGTRGAAYADPPAYGAPPPDPYYSNAAPYGHSPYGQPAYGYQEPTYGYGQGSYGQTVVVEEKKKKSGMGMGTGLAVGAVAGVLGGLAIAEGVDALEDNIAEDVEERIEDEEED; encoded by the coding sequence ATGGCCCCTCGCTTCGAGCTCAAGCTCAAGATCTCCTCCGCCAAAGATCTGAAGAACGTGAACTGGTGCCACGGCTCTCTGAAGCCATACGCCGTGGTTTGGGTGGAACCTAACGCTAAGTGCTCCACCAAAGTCGACCATGACGGCGACACCTTTCCTTCCTGGAACGAGACTCTCCACATTCCAGTGCCCTCCTCCATCGATGATTCCGCCCTCTACCTCGACATCGTCCACGTCAAATCCGATGACGAAGACGACACCAAGCCTATGGTAGGCTCCGCTCGCCTCTTCCTCCGCGACGTCGTCGACGACGTCGGCTTCGGCGTCGAGGCCTTCCGCACTCTCGAGCTCCGCCGTCCCTCCGGGCGCCCTCAGGGCAAGGTCGATGTCGAGGTCTCCGTGAGGGATTTGCGTCACCGTGCGCCGGAGCCCTACTACACAGCACCTTACGGCGTGCCGCCGCCGCCGGGAACCAGAGGAGCAGCCTACGCCGATCCGCCGGCCTACGGCGCACCTCCACCTGATCCTTACTACTCCAATGCCGCCCCCTACGGCCACTCCCCGTACGGGCAGCCGGCGTATGGGTATCAGGAACCAACTTACGGATACGGTCAAGGGTCGTACGGGCAGACAGTGGTGgtggaggagaagaagaagaagtctgGCATGGGGATGGGGACGGGATTGGCTGTGGGTGCGGTCGCCGGAGTATTGGGCGGACTAGCAATAGCTGAGGGCGTGGATGCTTTGGAGGACAACATCGCTGAAGACGTGGAAGAGAGGATTGAAGATGAGGAAGAGGACTGA